The window GTCGTCGCTTCTTCCTCAGAATCCGCCCTCACCTCGGTCTGGTAGCTCGGGGTCACGGTTTCTTTGTGGGTTTTAGCCGTTTTGGCCATATGTGAAAGAcaagacaagaagaaaaagggatACTTACTATTGTATACCGAACTGGACGAAGTGGACGACTTCGGCTGTGATATCGGCTGGCAGGATTGATCTCGGCTACGCTCACAAATTTTGCAAGTCAAGCGAAGAAAGAAAGTGATGGGCCATGCGGTGAAAGGGAccacctatttatagaggaGAGCCAGAATCCGAAGAGGCGGCAAGAATACGAAAAGACGATCACGATCGAATTCAAAACGTCACGCCTCCCTCTCTCCTCATTAATGCCCCGTCCTTTCGACTGACACCTTCTGCACGAAACGTCCCACTACTTCACGACGCGACGGTTATCAGTGACCACGTCCTATCAACTGACTCGTCCACGTGTCGAGTCCCCGCATCTTCCGGAGCGGTTTCGGAGCCTCGACTCTTCATGACTTCAGCACTAGGAAGTCTCGGCACCTCCCTTGCTCGGAGCATCCGAGGCTTGGGGGGCTTATtgaggatgctcacctcggccatCCCGAGTGGCCGAGGTGGACTCACCTCGTCCCTCATCGGAGTTCATCCGTGTCCCGGACATCATCCCTGAGCTCGGGCTCGGCCGTTTCCATAGCATACTGTGTAGCCGACCTCGGCACCCCCGCCTCAgctgcacgctgatgatgtcaaCCCACCTGACATCATCCAGGACCAGcactttatctgaaaagcactggagGCACTTAATAGCACCTGCACCATATCCtccgtcatcactcccaggcggctacagtgtcagagtcagacCTCCTGACAGGAGACAGAGCCGTAATGCCAGAGAGTGGGTCCCGCTAGCATGAGCCTTCCGTCTTGACCACCtctcttctataaataccccagacacactcccaacaagtaaaCACACTGTTCATTAACTCATTCTCATTattctcgttctcatactaacttgatcgtcggagtgataccaggggagaagccccgccactCACTTCGGACACCGAGGTTCATTTCGGACACAGGAGTTCACCTCACTTCATCTCAGAGAGGACTGATCCAGGTCGGTCTAGGtaccaaccaaaaatcacctcctCAAAGGCCATTAATGATTAACCCGAAGCGTAACTGCTGCTACTCGCAAAGTCCAGTGCTAACTGTCAACTCTTACATTCTACAAAGCGTTGGCGGTCGGGTAGACTTTGTGTGTGTATTTGTATTCTGTCTATCACAATTCACAAAACTCAGCTGTAATACTCAATCAGTCATCATCTACTTCTCCCCCTGCCGTTCCATATATTAATTAAGAGAAAAATGGAGAGCCTGTGGCGATCGGTGACCGGCGCCAACCCGGACCCATCAGACTATGCCGGAGTGGAGTTCTGGTCCAACCCGGAGCGCTCCGGTTGGCTGACCAAGCAAGGCGAGTACATCAAAACCTGGCGTCGTCGCTGGTTCGTTCTCAAACAAGGCAAGCTGCTCTGGTTCAAAGACCCTTTTGATTCCTCCACCAGCTCCGCCATTCCACGTGGCGTCATCTCCACTGCCGATTGCCTCACCGTCAAAGGCGCCGAGGACGCCCTCAACAAGCCCTTCTCTTTCGAGCTCTCCACCAGCAGGGATACCATGTACTTCGTGGCTGATTCGGACAAGGAGAAAGAAGATTGGATCAACTCCATCGGACGCTCAATTGTGCAGCATTCCAGGTCCGTTACTGATTCCGAGGTCATTGATTACGATAGCAGCAGGGCTTAATTTCCGCCTTTCCAATGTAATTTTGGCTTTGCCCTTCTACTTGTAGACTGGTCCTAGTATTTTATTTAC is drawn from Coffea arabica cultivar ET-39 chromosome 1c, Coffea Arabica ET-39 HiFi, whole genome shotgun sequence and contains these coding sequences:
- the LOC113730440 gene encoding pleckstrin homology domain-containing protein 1 — protein: MESLWRSVTGANPDPSDYAGVEFWSNPERSGWLTKQGEYIKTWRRRWFVLKQGKLLWFKDPFDSSTSSAIPRGVISTADCLTVKGAEDALNKPFSFELSTSRDTMYFVADSDKEKEDWINSIGRSIVQHSRSVTDSEVIDYDSSRA